In Trichoderma asperellum chromosome 1, complete sequence, a single window of DNA contains:
- a CDS encoding uncharacterized protein (EggNog:ENOG41~BUSCO:EOG092D2HI6) produces the protein MSTDRIKVPPNGVEFKTVLSPITPTIPTTPFLTSFTPLVTVVGFHHARGPEVESWFGVEEGVDPAVKYGWTLLPFMALSDGAHASEEDFSYFTLLRPETDDEPATSLFGISCTRQLDSSQLINRPADVTRSTVQKAVVVIADSPQFFGMLRQRLSVVTQAWFAQREFTDVEILHRFQESLADEKSRGILQEEAQRDQYLGMSLRELIHEFKSQALVLLKCCLLQPKMLFFGSRCDRLCMVQFSLISLIPGLIRNLQDCADPELNNHEKKLAQPTSLQSSNRNSLLTFMGLPLQIFGKGSMFGPYTPLQQLDLLADVGTKSYLVGSTNSLLLQQKDRYSDIIINLDDNTINITSPSLRTALSLTAADRRWIDNLTLAVNDTWDESNPSTPKTMQYAGSEEYIRAQFEAYIIGLISSVKFHNYLISNAAALRNTAESDPAVDFGLDWVEAWSRTENYRMWDAHTDTNLFSVSEPRHPCAGGLTIEDVQRRIAEQVKELHIDERLAQGRDILGRNFAAGREKASTMLNRLYNDVEQMREAQRRRAEEAAKANAANSNGNSNGNGNGNGNGNGNGNGNGNTDATKAPETPTVSSRASAYMASWTSWAGEKRKNGGWGASWGKKKTADQTASMPTSPIEKDYQFVNMIGSSRGNSTEAYRPMTQGSFSESILSAADSDRPGTGSSGADVSAPLTQYPREFDDGFHEESVVGNGGAKLRD, from the exons ATGAGCACCGACAGAATCAAGGTCCCGCCCAATGGGGTCGAATTCAAGACTGTCTTGTCGCCAATTACCCCTACGATACCCACTACACCCTTCCTGACCAGCTTTACACCGTTGGTCACTGTCGTTGGCTTCCATCATGCGCGGGGCCCTGAGGTTGAGAGCTGGTTTGGAGTCGAAGAAGGCGTTGATCCGGCTGTCAAGTATGGTTGGACTCTGCTGCCGTTCATGGCGCTGAGTGACGGAGCGCATGC CTCGGAAGAAGACTTCTCCTACTTTACGTTACTACGACCCGAGACGGACGATGAGCCGGCGACATCTCTTTTCGGTATATCATGCACTCGCCAACTCGATTCCTCGCAACTTATAAACCGGCCTGCCGATGTAACTCGTTCAACCGTCCAGAAGGCGGTTGTCGTCATCGCCGACAGTCCCCAGTTCTTTGGCATGCTGAGACAGCGCCTGAGCGTAGTCACGCAGGCATGGTTTGCGCAGCGAGAGTTTACAGATGTCGAAATTTTGCACAGGTTCCAGGAAAGCCTCGCGGATGAAAAATCCCGGGGTATCTTGCAAGAGGAGGCTCAGCGTGACCAGTACCTGGGTATGAGTCTGCGCGAGCTTATCCACGAGTTCAAATCGCAAGCATTGGTGTTGCTCAAATGCTGTCTTCTTCAGCCCAAA ATGCTTTTCTTCGGATCGCGATGTGATCGGTTATGCATGGTCCAATTTTCTCTTATTTCATTGATACCCGGACTCATTCGAAACCTTCAAGATTGTGCGGATCCTGAATTAAACAACCACGAAAAGAAGCTCGCACAACCGACAAGTCTACAAAGTAGTAATCGCAATTCACTCCTAACTTTTATGGGACTGCCATTGCAGATATTTGGTAAA GGAAGCATGTTTGGCCCATATACCccattgcagcagcttgatctACTGGCCGACGTCGGCACCAAATCATACCTTGTTGGTAGCACCAATTcacttcttctccaacaaaAAGACCGCTATAGCGATATCATCATTAACCTCGATGACAACACGATTAATATTACGTCGCCTTCTTTGAGAACGGCACTGTCATTAACTGCAGCAGACAGAAGGTGGATCGACAATTTAACCCTCGCAGTTAATGACACTTGGGACGAGTCCAACCCTAGCACCCCAAAGACGATGCAATATGCGGGAAGCGAAGAATACATTCGGGCCCAGTTTGAAGCCTACATCATTGGCCTTATATCCTCAGTCAAGTTCCACAATTATCTCATTTCCAATGCTGCGGCCCTTCGCAACACAGCAGAAAGTGACCCCGCCGTCGACTTTGGCCTTGATTGGGTGGAGGCGTGGTCACGCACGGAGAACTATCGCATGTGGGACGCTCATACTGATACAAatcttttttctgtttctgaGCCGAGGCACCCCTGTGCCGGTGGCCTTACCATCGAAGATGTTCAAAGGCGTATAGCGGAGCAAGTGAAAGAGCTTCATATAGATGAACGCCTCGCCCAAGGTCGTGATATTCTGGGACGAAACTTTGCTGCTGGTCGGGAGAAGGCGTCAACAATGCTAAACAGGCTGTATAACGACGTGGAGCAGATGCGGGAGGCACAGCGCCGTCGcgcagaagaagctgccaaagCCAATGCAGCTAACAGCAACGGAAACAGCAATGGTAAtggcaacggcaacggcaacggcaacggcaacggcaacggcaacggcaacaCAGATGCCACCAAGGCGCCAGAAACACCGACTGtgagcagcagagccagcGCTTACATGGCAAGCTGGACCTCGTGGGCTGGCGAGAAGCGCAAAAATGGCGGATGGGGTGCAAGCTGGGGTAAAAAGAAGACTGCTGATCAAACGGCCTCGATGCCCACGAGCCCCATCGAAAAAGACTATCAGTTTGTCAACATGATTGGCTCTTCACGAGGCAACTCAACGGAGGCCTACAGGCCGATGACGCAGGGGAGCTTTAGCGAGAGCATCCTCTCCGCCGCAGACAGCGACCGACCTGGCACGGGTTCCTCAGGCGCTGATGTGTCGGCCCCTTTGACACAATACCCTAGGGAGTTTGACGATGGCTTTCACGAGGAGTCAGTGGTTGGCAATGGTGGGGCGAAGCTTAGAGACTAA
- a CDS encoding uncharacterized protein (EggNog:ENOG41~TransMembrane:4 (i220-238o258-276i296-314o334-354i)) produces MTSSTPQTEAGPSTSSRSPPSTRPLSTSTDFINPRLRTARTLPPWVVANDERRGPITEEQQRLLNPPQRSTAPQRNSIPQPPQRRVSKDGFVSWDDPKLGPPQNERGRIPHLFKYGRASARGRKWDHLRSAEPVIVSSHPSMFQQPSVSWADFIRSSAWGRPRNEQSEIIDIEALNQLQPNFNKETELPLHAADKHDRRRKSAFSKRVWGQMLNSSLSPLLFRLVVIIMSTVALAIAIRMFQQETKVFGDGSERTQSIFAIVVDCVSIPFNGYMIWDEYTGKPLGLRSATSKMSLILLDLFFIIFKSACTALAFEHVVYHQFGDQDILGLSEGLASVMLLGLVAWTANLTVNIFRVVERLGGREEETR; encoded by the exons atgaCGTCTTCGACGCCCCAGACGGAGGCTGGGCCGTCGACCTCGTCCAGATCCCCCCCTTCCACAAGGCCACTGAGCACCTCAACAGACTTCATAAATCCTCGCTTGCGTACTGCGCGAACATTGCCCC CCTGGGTTGTCGCCAACGATGAGCGACGTGGACCGATTACCGAAGAGCAACAGCGATTGCTCAACCCCCCTCAACGCTCTACCGCGCCTCAGCGCAATTCCATCCCCCAGCCACCCCAACGACGAGTCTCGAAGGACGGGTTCGTCTCTTGGGATGACCCTAAGCTGGGACCTCCCCAGAACGAGCGCGGCCGTATACCACACCTGTTCAAGTATGGACGAGCATCGGCACGAGGAAGAAAATGGGATCACCTTCGATCCGCTGAGCCCGTTATAGTTTCGTCCCACCCTTCCATGTTCCAACAGCCGTCAGTTTCGTGGGCAGATTTCATACGGTCATCGGCTTGGGGACGCCCTCGGAACGAACAGAGCGAAATCATCGACATTGAGGCTCTCAACCAGCTGCAGCCCAACTTCAACAAGGAGACGGAGTTGCCTTTGCACGCAGCCGATAAGCACGACCGGCGGCGCAAATCTGCCTTTTCTAAGCGTGTATGGGGGCAAATGCTCAACAGttccctctctcccttgcTCTTCCGATtggtcgtcatcatcatgtccACGGTAGCTTTGGCGATTGCTATAAGAATGTTTCAGCAGGAAACCAAGGTCTTTGGCGACGGTTCTGAGCGCACGCAGTCTATTTTCGCAATTGTGGTAGACTGTGTATCTATCCCTTTCAACGGATACATGATATGGGACGAGTATACGGGGAAGCCGCTTGGGTTGCGCTCTGCCACCTCCAAAATGTCTCTCATACTGCTGGACCTGTTTTTCATCATCTTTAAGTCAGCATGCACAGCTCTAGCGTTTGAGCACGTCGTCTACCACCAATTTGGCGACCAGGATATCCTTGGGTTATCTGAGGGTCTTGCATCCGTCatgcttctcggccttgtAGCATGGACTGCGAATTTGACCGTCAATATTTTCCGAGTGGTTGAACGGCTTGGGGGCCGCGAGGAGGAAACTAGGTGA
- a CDS encoding uncharacterized protein (EggNog:ENOG41), with protein sequence MKKAAAMPASLKERSSRLQMFARPRSDNDINSNANIDVPATAATQQSREPGRYQSSAPVLTSVAERRELADSARVPVPNGNARQPAVHQRRFSQPPPESVQQSHSQSPSSRHIDIFTGSQLGDSFMNSGLTTPLYEPSEAEPDPITQKRPTVAVPATTSAAPIVRAPPRYNFDKKFPSSGGLAFQIGEDLRMKVVPVSGTKHHNPSYMNDGFNRGAANGYSRPAPNYRTSYTRPESSPEKQPNLPLREVRLRHVPRAKQIDYDDRQKRSASPAYDNRGRYLRDREEGGRPVSRFQGLAEVEMGGRRIELIDEDENRDQDDGTSTIGGREDGRETPRMRRHLLSPQRAAFENAFTTTMPPFRPSAPKDRKRRRQSLDYDDMALSNMNYAELQKEAFDFDPSKLTAHVGAGGSADTLNAKLEQYQHQTEEEQHVMFKSMNADDWEEAGDWFADRFGEIMHKLRVARRNKRRMIQEFEQEAASREEAVRLQTEAIDQKLSKMKQDGLRVVNTKEGSQQVAK encoded by the coding sequence AtgaaaaaagcagcagccatgccgGCTTCGTTGAAGGAGCGATCAAGTCGGCTGCAGATGTTTGCACGCCCCAGATCCGACAACGACATCAACTCCAATGCGAATATCGATGTGCCCGCAACTGCGGCAACACAGCAGAGCCGCGAGCCAGGGCGCTATCAGAGCTCTGCTCCGGTTCTCACGTCCGTCGCAGAGCGAAGAGAGCTGGCAGACAGCGCTCGAGTGCCTGTGCCGAATGGAAATGCTCGCCAGCCTGCCGTACACCAGCGGAGATTTAGCCAGCCGCCGCCCGAATCAGTGCAGCAGTCTCATTCGCAGTCTCCGTCCAGCCGTCATATCGATATCTTTACCGGCTCCCAATTGGGCGACAGCTTTATGAATTCAGGCCTAACGACGCCGCTGTACGAGCCATCAGAGGCCGAGCCGGATCCAATAACCCAAAAGAGGCCCACTGTCGCTGTTCCTGCCACTACATCTGCTGCTCCCATTGTGAGAGCTCCTCCTCGCTACAATTTTGACAAGAAATTTCCTTCCAGTGGCGGTCTCGCCTTTCAGATTGGAGAGGATCTTCGCATGAAGGTTGTACCGGTCTCGGGCACCAAGCATCACAACCCTTCCTACATGAACGACGGTTTTAATAGAGGCGCCGCCAATGGATATAGCAGACCCGCCCCAAATTATCGAACAAGCTACACTCGACCAGAGTCATCGCCAGAGAAACAACCCAATCTGCCGTTGCGCGAAGTTAGGCTTCGACATGTGCCAAGAGCGAAGCAAATCGACTATGACGATAGACAAAAGAGGAGTGCATCTCCTGCCTATGACAACAGGGGGCGATACttgagagacagagaggagGGTGGCCGCCCTGTGTCCAGATTCCAGGGGCTAGCAGAGGTGGAGATGGGAGGCAGAAGGATAGAGCtcattgatgaagacgagaatAGAGACCAAGATGATGGCACGTCTACCATAGGCGGGCGTGAAGATGGACGCGAAACTCCGAGAATGAGGAGGCACCTCTTATCGCCACAACGAGCTGCTTTCGAGAACGCCTTTACAACAACCATGCCACCTTTTAGGCCGTCGGCGCCAAAAGATAGGAAGCGGAGAAGGCAAAGCCTTGACTATGATGATATGGCTTTAAGCAACATGAACTACGCTGAACTCCAAAAAGAAGCATTCGACTTTGACCCCTCCAAGTTAACGGCGCATGTTGGTGCAGGCGGCAGTGCGGACACTCTCAATGCGAAGCTGGAGCAATACCAACACCAGActgaggaggagcagcacgTCATGTTCAAAAGTATGAATGCCGATGACTGGGAAGAAGCTGGGGATTGGTTCGCTGACCGGTTCGGCGAGATTATGCACAAGTTGCGGGTGGCCAGACGGAACAAGCGTCGAATGATACAGGAGTTTGAACAAGAGGCAGCTtctcgagaagaagctgtccGGCTGCAGACGGAGGCAATCGACCAGAAGCTATCCAAAATGAAGCAGGATGGCTTGCGTGTGGTTAACACTAAGGAGGGCAGCCAGCAGGTCGCCAAGTGA
- the FOX2 gene encoding bifunctional hydroxyacyl-CoA dehydrogenase/enoyl-CoA hydratase fox2, whose protein sequence is MSEQLRYDGQVVVITGAGGGLGKAYATFFGSRGASVVVNDLGGSFKGEGNSTKAADVVVNEIKQAGGKAVANYDSVENGERIIETAIQNFGRIDILINNAGILRDIAFKNLKDEDWDLIMKVHVTGAYKCTRAAWPHFRKQKYGRVINTASAAGLFGSFGQTNYSAAKLAMVGFTETLAKEGAKYNILSNVIAPIAASRMTETVMPPDVLKALRPEWIVPLVAVLVHSNNTENGSIFEAGAGHVAKLRWERSSGLLLKADDSYTPGAILKQWNKVIDFSNPQYPSGPNDFMGLLEESMKMGPSDKGEKLDFTGRVALITGAGAGIGRAYALAFAKHGASIVVNDLVNPDTVVEEIKKLGGKAVGVKASAEDGDAVVKAAIDAFGRVDIVVNNAGILRDKAFTNMDDNLWNPVMNVHLRGTYKVTKAAWPYFLKQKYGRVINTTSTSGIYGNFGQANYAAAKCGILGFSRALALEGFKYGIYVNTIAPNAGTAMTATIMPKEMVDAFKPDYIAPLVLALSSDKCPNPTGGLYEVGSGWVGKTRWQRSGGHGFPVNVPLVPEEVVKHWEKIINFDDGRADHPEKAQDGLEKIMANMENKREEKPAASNEHLTAIAEALGKEGSPTEYSFTDRDVILYNLGVGAKRKELKYVFEGAEDFQVLPTFGVIPPFSAEMPFDYDAIVPNFSPMMLLHGEQYLEIRKFPLPTSGRLLSRGKLLEVVDKGSASIVKTGITTVNAETGEDVFYNEMTVFLRGAGGFDGQKKGKDRGAATAANEPPKRAPDEVVESPTGEDQAAVYRLSGDYNPLHIDPGFAKMGGFKAPILHGLCTFGVAGKAVYDRFGAFRNVKVRFAGPVIPGQTIVTEMWREGKKIVFQCKVKETGKVCIAGAAAELA, encoded by the exons ATGTCTGAGCAGCTGAGATACGACGGCCAGGTGGTGGTCATCACCGGAGCTGGCGGTGGTCTGGGCAAGGCCTATGCCACCTTCTTCGGCTCGCGAGGAGCCAGCGTTGTCGTCAACGACCTGGGCGGCTCTTTCAAGGGCGAGGGAAACTCTACAAAG GCCGCTGATGTCGTCGTCAACGAGATCAAGCAGGCCGGCGGCAAGGCCGTTGCCAACTACGACAGCGTCGAGAACGGCGAGCGCATCATCGAGACCGCCATCCAGAACTTTGGCCGCATCGACATCCTCATCAACAATGCCGGTATCCTGCGCGACATTGCCTTCAAGAACCTCAAGGACGAGGACTGGGACCTGATCATGAAGGTGCACGTCACCGGCGCCTACAAGTGCACTCGCGCCGCCTGGCCTCACTTCCGCAAGCAAAAGTATGGCCGAGTCATCAACACCGCCTCAGCCGCCGGTCTGTTTGGCAGCTTTGGCCAGACCAACTACTCTGCCGCCAAGCTGGCCATGGTTGGCTTCACCGAGACTCTGGCCAAGGAGGGCGCCAAGTACAACATCCTGTCCAACGTCATTGCCCCCATTG CCGCGAGCCGAATGACCGAGACCGTCATGCCCCCCGATGTCCTCAAGGCTCTTCGCCCCGAGTGGATTGTGCCGCTCGTTGCTGTTCTGGTGCACTCCAACAACACCGAGAACGGCAGCATCTTCGAGGCCGGTGCTGGCCACGTCGCCAAGCTGCGATGGGAGCGATCCAGCGGCCTCCTGCTCAAGGCCGACGACTCTTACACTCCCGGCGCCATCCTGAAGCAGTGGAACAAGGTCATTGACTTCTCCAACCCTCAGTACCCCTCTGGCCCCAACGACTTCATGGGCCTCCTGGAGGAGTCTATGAAGATGGGCCCCAGCGACAAGGGCGAGAAGCTCGATTTCACCGGCCGCGTTGCCCTCATCACCGGTGCCGGTGCCGGCATTGGCCGTGCCTATGCTCTGGCCTTTGCCAAGCACGGCGCCTCCATTGTCGTCAACGACCTCGTCAACCCCGATACCGTCGTTGAGGAGATTAAGAAGCTCGGCGGCAAGGCTGTCGGTGTCAAGGCTTCTGCTGAGGACGGCGATGCCGTCGTCAAGGCCGCCATTGACGCCTTTGGCCGTGTTGATATCGTTGTCAACAACGCTGGCATCCTCCGTGACAAGGCCTTCACCAACATGGACGACAACCTGTGGAACCCAGTCATGAACGTGCACCTGCGCGGTACATACAAGGTTACCAAGGCTGCCTGGCCCTACTTCCTCAAGCAGAAGTATGGCCGTGTCATCAACACCACTTCCACCTCTGGTATCTACGGCAACTTTGGCCAGGCCAACTACGCCGCTGCT AAATGCGGTATTCTCGGCTTCTCTCGTGCCCTTGCTCTTGAGGGCTTCAAGTACGGCATCTACGTCAACACCATTGCTCCCAACGCCGGTACTGCCATGACCGCCACCATCATGCCCAAGGAGATGGTTGACGCCTTCAAGCCCGACTACATTGCTCCTCTTGTCCTCGCCCTCAGCAGCGACAAGTGCCCTAACCCCACTGGTGGCCTGTACGAGGTCGGCAGCGGTTGGGTCGGCAAGACCCGATGGCAGCGAAGCGGTGGCCACGGCTTCCCCGTGAACGTTCCCCTGGTTCCTGAGGAGGTTGTTAAGCACTGGGAGAAGATTATCAACTTTGATGATGGCCGCGCAGACCACCCTGAGAAGGCTCAGGACGGCCTGGAGAAGATTATGGCCAACATGGAGAACAAG CGCGAAGAGAAACCAGCCGCCAGCAATGAACATCTGACTGCCATCGCTGAGGCTCTTGGAAAGGAGGGCAGCCCTACCGAGTACAGCTTTACAGACCGTGATGTTATTCTGTATAACCTTGGTGTCGGTGCCAAGCGAAAGGAGCTGAAATATGTCTT TGAGGGTGCAGAAGACTTCCAAGTCCTCCCCACCTTTGGCGTCATCCCGCCCTTCAGCGCCGAGATGCCCTTTGACTACGACGCCATCGTGCCCAACTTCTCGCCCATGATGCTGCTCCACGGCGAGCAGTACCTCGAGATCCGAAAGTTCCCGCTGCCCACCTCCGGCCGCCTCCTCTCGCGCGGCAAGCTCCTCGAGGTGGTCGACAAGGGCAGCGCCTCCATCGTCAAGACCGGCATCACCACCGTCAACGCCGAGACGGGCGAGGACGTCTTCTACAACGAAATGACCGTCTTCCTCCGCGGCGCGGGCGGCTTTGACggccagaagaagggcaaggatCGCGGCGCGGCGACTGCTGCGAATGAGCCTCCCAAGAGGGCTCCCGACGAGGTTGTCGAGTCGCCGACGGGCGAGGATCAGGCTGCTGTTTACCGCCTCAGCGGAGACTACAACCCGCTGCATATCGACCCTGGGTTTGCCAAGATGGGGGGCTTCAAGGCGCCCATCTTACACGGCCTGTGCACGTTTGGCGTGGCTGGCAAGGCTGTCTATGATCGCTTTGGAGCGTTCCGCAATGTCAAGGTGAGATTTGCGGGGCCGGTGATTCCCGGACAGACAATCGTAACGGAGATGTGGAGGGAGGGCAAGAAGATAGTGTTCCAGTGCAAGGTCAAGGAGACTGGCAAGGTGTGTATTGCGGGAGCGGCTGCTGAATTGGCATAA
- a CDS encoding uncharacterized protein (EggNog:ENOG41~TransMembrane:1 (i423-456o)), translated as MPLPALLSSNDRSTYSLASSSGKARSVPAVDGDIPPEYIHDEAQLPCIPPERPDLRELNCCLEALAAVFPDIQIEVFRELLGNFDGESRLALVADALLKNRATWVKGRWKVAGPEKPSGSIHRGERDRTQAEAVGAVSRLVPRAEIFRSEGYKNAVRTLAWQEFKGLSKSTINAVLAESNYSYLDARRTLVTLSSKSWRFTLSSFIMRRKPVATGEADNHPLVRWRTTSQGSSIPTIRSTGNAELDRELYDALVRPLKEKDREERIAKDRATAMRLNNDEAEEAGAVHECMCCFTTAPFEEFTHCNKDAHMICFRCVQLSLKEAVFGQGWQSSIIPETGTLRCMAVGHDQCPGYISSEHMCRAMLEEKKGAEILHQLDQRLAEHALIAARLSLVHCPFCSYAEIDDIYLPSERARMRVRISGVLHLLFLFLCFICVVLILPLAVLCFGAVLAFTSWGRVCMRISTEWKHAMGRHTRRRRGLQFACQNPECGRVSCLSCSKVWTDIHVCNESSLVALRTQVEQAMSMAIKRVCPRCNTSFVKNAGCNKLTCPCGYKMCYVCRADLTEEGYRHFCDHFRPDGDPRPCLECDRCNLWESENVDQVLQEAREEAERKWKDTEKRDLSAPEKAFLETGIAARLSSMGSIEQIVSAGQLPSLGEFLDVVVETLFV; from the coding sequence ATGCCCCTGCCAGCGCTGCTCTCCTCCAACGATAGGTCGACATATTCCCTTGCATCGTCCTCGGGCAAGGCACGCTCTGTCCCGGCCGTCGACGGCGATATCCCGCCTGAGTACATCCACGACGAGGCCCAGCTGCCCTGCATCCCGCCCGAACGACCGGACCTGCGCGAGCTAAACTGCTGCCTCGAGGCCCTCGCGGCGGTGTTTCCCGATATCCAGATCGAGGTCTTTCGAGAGCTGCTAGGTAATTTCGATGGCGAGTCGAGGCTCGCTTTGGTGGCCGATGCGCTGCTGAAGAACCGCGCTACATGGGTCAAGGGCAGATGGAAAGTTGCCGGCCCTGAGAAGCCCAGTGGCAGCATCCACCGCGGAGAACGAGACAGGACACAAGCAGAAGCGGTTGGCGCCGTCAGTCGGCTCGTACCAAGAGCGGAGATCTTTCGGAGTGAGGGCTACAAGAATGCTGTGCGGACGCTTGCGTGGCAAGAGTTTAAAGGCTTGTCAAAGTCTACAATCAACGCGGTACTGGCCGAGTCCAACTACTCGTACCTGGACGCTCGGAGGACGCTTGTGACGCTGTCGTCCAAGTCATGGCGCTTCACACTCTCGTCGTTCATCATGAGGCGCAAGCCTGTGGCGACGGGCGAGGCAGACAACCACCCTCTTGTCCGCTGGCGCACGACCAGCCAAGGCTCGAGCATACCCACGATACGATCTACGGGAAACGCTGAGCTTGACCGGGAACTCTACGATGCTCTCGTCCGACCGCTGAAGGAAAAGGACAGGGAAGAGCGAATCGCCAAAGACCGGGCCACGGCGATGCGGCTGAACAATGACGAAGCCGAAGAAGCAGGCGCAGTTCACGAGTGCATGTGCTGCTTCACCACAGCCCCATTTGAGGAGTTTACGCACTGCAACAAGGACGCACACATGATTTGTTTCCGCTGCGTCCAGCTCTCCCTCAAGGAGGCCGTCTTCGGCCAGGGCTGGCAGAGCAGTATCATCCCCGAGACCGGGACGCTGAGGTGCATGGCTGTCGGCCATGATCAGTGCCCAGGCTACATCTCGTCTGAACACATGTGCAGAGCCAtgttggaagagaagaagggtgcCGAGATTCTGCATCAGCTAGACCAACGCCTTGCGGAACACGCCTTGATTGCCGCGAGACTATCGCTGGTACACTGTCCGTTTTGCAGTTACGCAGAGATTGATGACATTTATTTGCCATCCGAGAGGGCGAGAATGCGAGTTCGGATTTCTGGTGTTCTTCACCTActgtttctcttcctttgcttCATTTGCGTTGTTCTCATCCTTCCTCTGGCTGTGCTCTGCTTCGGGGCCGTGTTGGCATTTACCTCCTGGGGACGGGTCTGTATGCGGATATCGACAGAGTGGAAGCACGCCATGGGGAGACACACTCGTCGCCGACGCGGTCTCCAGTTCGCCTGTCAGAACCCTGAATGTGGCCGAGTGTCCTGCCTCTCGTGTAGCAAGGTCTGGACGGATATCCACGTCTGCAACGAGTCGTCTCTGGTTGCGCTACGAACGCAGGTCGAGCAGGCCATGAGCATGGCCATCAAGCGGGTTTGCCCTCGTTGCAACACGTCATTTGTCAAGAACGCAGGCTGCAACAAGCTCACATGTCCCTGCGGCTACAAGATGTGCTACGTATGCCGTGCCGATCTCACCGAGGAAGGGTACCGACACTTTTGCGACCACTTCCGACCCGACGGCGACCCGCGGCCATGTCTGGAGTGCGACCGATGCAATCTGTGGGAGTCAGAGAACGTTGACCAGGTGCTGCAGGAGGCCCGCGAAGAGGCAGAACGAAAGTGGAAAGAcacagagaagagagaccTCTCGGCGCCGGAAAAGGCGTTTCTGGAGACGGGCATAGCAGCACGGCTGAGCAGCATGGGGAGTATTGAGCAAATCGTGTCGGCAGGGCAATTACCCTCGCTCGGAGAGTTTTTGGATGTTGTGGTTGAGACGCTTTTTGTGTGA
- a CDS encoding uncharacterized protein (EggNog:ENOG41) gives MNGQLVFPWECRDKEDQAWVAYNYPLRRTNQLLTEENLRLKRILRENGISWSPLAQSHLAQNDPTRRKTRSSAAGSSDLATLFLPTEVLLRVLKFAMKSDHPIIDPLSAITAEHLTEEEKNRGNQIAIHFLATNRAMNAEGTRFLWESNHFVFTTPQALRNFSELSFHYRHKLLHVNLRVVARYYDDQRRKHKLERYYHTDLKKDHPLKVHMRPKESPLVRGGFRCYTWNQLIDFFLALRAPFDPAYKDKKSPRPRLLPSLSSLRIDLVNFSDSLLPFSGSELHEVASHELGCTLNELQVTGMPFDDVGMKASAELSGLVKDDGLYLDAAASFIANSKGLQSLRGDNWCARVIRAYKDLKDEMEEEGIGLAGEEGEDGEIGEHFHLHSFEGYHKVGTLPAAPAEYGHPASTRDEKRVIWKKVPIARDADKRTWVQFSRINGYEIEDSAWDSDDDRICPCCGDSHLSSPMLEFMSDYE, from the coding sequence CTCGTGTTTCCATGGGAGTGCCGCGACAAGGAGGACCAGGCATGGGTTGCCTACAACTATCCCCTTCGTCGGACTAACCAGCTGCTTACTGAGGAGAACCTGAGGCTCAAGCGCATCCTTCGCGAGAATGGTATCTCTTGGTCACCATTGGCTCAATCACATCTTGCTCAGAATGACCCCACGAGACGCAAGACTCGATCATCTGCTGCCGGCTCCAGTGATTTGGCCACCCTATTTTTACCCACTGAAGTTCTCTTGCGAGTTCTCAAATTCGCCATGAAGAGCGATCACCCAATCATCGACCCGTTGAGTGCTATCACGGCTGAGCATCTgactgaagaagagaagaatagaGGTAATCAGATCGCCATTCACTTTCTAGCGACAAATAGAGCGATGAATGCCGAGGGCACTCGATTCCTTTGGGAATCTAACCACTTCGTCTTTACCACCCCTCAAGCTCTGCGAAACTTTAGCGAGCTTAGCTTTCACTATCGACACAAGCTCTTGCATGTCAACCTCCGTGTCGTTGCCCGCTACTATGACGACCAGCGCCGCAAGCATAAGCTTGAACGCTACTATCATACCGATCTGAAGAAAGATCATCCCCTCAAAGTGCATATGCGGCCAAAGGAATCGCCCCTCGTTCGTGGTGGCTTCCGCTGCTACACCTGGAATCAACTCATCGATTTCTTTCTGGCCTTGCGTGCCCCATTTGACCCCGCCTataaagacaagaaaagccCCAGACCAAGACTGCTCCCATCACTGTCATCTCTGCGAATCGACTTGGTGAACTTCTCAGactcgctgctgccattctcAGGATCTGAACTTCATGAAGTAGCGTCTCACGAGCTAGGTTGCACTTTGAATGAACTCCAAGTAACTGGAATGCCGTTTGATGACGTCGGGATGAAAGCTTCTGCGGAACTTAGTGGTCTGGTGAAGGATGATGGCCTCTATCTTGATGCGGCAGCATCTTTTATCGCAAACTCCAAAGGTCTGCAGAGTCTTAGGGGAGATAACTGGTGTGCTCGAGTGATTAGAGCATACAAGGACCTCAAAGACGAaatggaggaagagggcaTTGGATTGGCtggtgaagaaggagaagacggcgaAATTGGCGAACACTTTCACCTGCATTCTTTTGAGGGCTACCACAAGGTAGGTACCCTGCCCGCCGCCCCCGCTGAGTATGGCCATCCGGCGTCAACCCGTGACGAGAAAAGAGTCATCTGGAAGAAAGTACCCATCGCCCGTGACGCGGACAAACGCACATGGGTCCAATTCTCCCGAATTAACGGATACGAGATTGAGGACTCGGCCTGGGATAGCGACGACGATAGAATTTGTCCTTGCTGCGGAGATTCGCACCTCAGCTCGCCAATGCTCGAATTTATGAGCGATTACGAGTGA